Proteins from a single region of Nitrospira sp. CR1.1:
- a CDS encoding IS1380 family transposase — protein sequence MRTRRPVASPLYPKISFACTEHPITVWAGAILLRLYVELIGLRAALAPLLVSFAKTSNNQIPAVDVLLAWWYGLALGAERFEHFTRYRRDPLLPRLLGLPRFPSPDTLRRFFQGFTYRHTTEVSEALIRFSLHAMRPILLGHTLDLDSTVFCRYGDQAGSLKGHNPVMRGRPSHHPLVAWLSERRRLLWATLRAGHAGTANGARECLAQALTMLPAGYRIGLVRADAGFFVTAFLAALEARDVPYIIVARLTPLLRKVVIYRMSETEWRPVARGIAVAEARATLPVWRGRTRRFVCLRQTLAERPEASGRRMLACPGYTYRVFVTTVPYAAELVTRMYAGRADSENRIKELKEDLSLDTCCLQSFDATDAAFRTGCVLYNLLMGFRETVLPSCWFERRLRAVRDLIFLVGADLIPEARRLRVRFAVPREERADFLTRLRTLFHGLPIAAQLDWNLAEATDASQPPAGPADLTVPALRFTPHAHGASP from the coding sequence ATGCGAACTCGTCGCCCTGTCGCGTCACCGCTCTACCCGAAGATCAGCTTCGCGTGTACCGAGCATCCCATCACGGTGTGGGCCGGTGCGATTCTGCTCCGGCTGTACGTCGAACTGATTGGACTGCGTGCCGCGCTGGCCCCGCTGCTGGTCTCCTTTGCGAAAACCTCCAACAATCAGATTCCCGCCGTGGACGTGCTCCTGGCCTGGTGGTACGGGCTGGCACTGGGCGCCGAGCGGTTCGAGCATTTCACGCGCTACCGCCGCGATCCGCTGCTCCCGCGCTTGCTGGGGCTGCCGCGATTCCCATCGCCCGATACCCTGCGACGCTTCTTCCAGGGCTTCACGTATCGGCACACCACCGAAGTATCGGAGGCCCTGATCCGCTTCTCCTTGCACGCCATGCGGCCGATTTTGCTGGGCCATACGCTGGATCTGGATTCGACGGTCTTCTGTCGGTACGGCGACCAAGCCGGCAGTCTGAAGGGGCACAATCCGGTCATGCGTGGCCGGCCCTCGCATCATCCGTTGGTGGCCTGGCTGAGCGAACGGCGCCGCCTGTTGTGGGCCACCTTGCGGGCCGGGCATGCCGGGACAGCCAACGGCGCACGGGAGTGTCTGGCGCAAGCCCTCACGATGCTGCCTGCTGGGTACCGGATCGGGTTGGTGCGGGCCGATGCCGGCTTCTTCGTGACCGCGTTCCTGGCGGCGTTGGAGGCCCGCGACGTGCCCTACATCATTGTGGCCCGGCTGACGCCCCTCCTGCGCAAGGTGGTGATCTATCGGATGTCGGAGACCGAGTGGCGGCCGGTCGCCCGTGGCATCGCGGTGGCCGAGGCGAGGGCCACATTGCCGGTCTGGCGGGGCCGGACGCGCCGGTTTGTGTGCCTGCGCCAGACGCTGGCGGAGCGCCCCGAGGCCAGCGGGCGTCGGATGCTGGCCTGTCCGGGTTATACGTACCGGGTCTTCGTCACCACCGTGCCCTATGCCGCGGAGTTGGTCACACGGATGTACGCGGGCCGAGCGGACAGTGAGAACCGGATCAAGGAGTTGAAAGAGGACCTGAGCCTCGACACGTGCTGTCTCCAGTCGTTCGACGCCACCGATGCGGCCTTTCGAACCGGCTGTGTCCTCTACAACCTCTTGATGGGGTTCCGCGAGACCGTGCTCCCGTCCTGCTGGTTTGAGCGGCGGCTGCGGGCCGTCCGGGACCTGATCTTTCTGGTGGGGGCCGATCTGATCCCCGAAGCTCGACGCCTCCGGGTGCGGTTCGCCGTCCCTCGCGAGGAGCGGGCCGACTTTCTCACCCGGTTGCGGACTCTGTTCCACGGCCTCCCGATTGCGGCGCAGTTGGACTGGAACCTGGCCGAGGCCACTGACGCCAGTCAGCCCCCAGCTGGACCTGCCGACCTCACCGTGCCAGCGCTCCGATTCACCCCTCACGCCCACGGCGCCTCCCCATGA
- a CDS encoding tyrosine-type recombinase/integrase, which translates to MSTAQPSITCERAPSLIALFLGERAGAIAASTVATYARKLTVFHHWWQGHESSTPLSETLGKRYAHWLATDILRPASAEPTRLSTRETGGSRLAVGGTRSKPSQGLHLSAVRQWCLWLVSAGHLSENPFAAVAGPPRARWLRHRLLTRTDLQGLLKEFDQDTTIGLRNYLLAALMIRTGARESELAAANIGDLTEYGEEGSLLFLHSKGKAKQEPVIVRPDLSPKLWGYLHHRYPDGRFPPSDPLFTNHDVNHRGERMTTRGMRKQLKEAFTQAGLARPHVTALSLRLSGGALAYRKGASPSEVKQTMRHESIRTTQVLIDQVNRIRFGAERYLDDIQ; encoded by the coding sequence ATGTCTACCGCTCAGCCGTCCATCACCTGCGAACGGGCCCCCTCACTGATTGCCTTGTTTCTTGGGGAGCGGGCCGGAGCGATTGCCGCGAGCACCGTCGCGACCTATGCACGAAAATTAACCGTGTTTCATCACTGGTGGCAGGGCCACGAATCATCCACTCCCCTCTCCGAGACGCTCGGGAAGCGGTACGCGCACTGGCTTGCGACGGACATTCTGAGGCCAGCTTCCGCGGAGCCCACACGACTATCGACACGTGAGACCGGGGGGTCGCGGCTCGCAGTGGGAGGGACTCGGAGTAAGCCCTCACAGGGACTCCATCTTTCAGCCGTCCGGCAATGGTGCCTGTGGTTGGTGTCCGCCGGCCACCTGTCCGAGAATCCCTTTGCGGCCGTGGCCGGGCCGCCTCGTGCCCGGTGGTTACGCCATCGCTTACTGACGCGAACGGACCTCCAAGGGTTGCTGAAGGAGTTTGATCAAGACACAACGATCGGCCTGCGGAATTATCTCCTCGCGGCCTTGATGATTCGGACCGGCGCCCGCGAATCCGAACTCGCGGCAGCCAATATCGGCGATCTGACGGAGTATGGAGAGGAAGGAAGCCTGCTGTTTCTCCACAGCAAAGGAAAGGCGAAACAGGAGCCGGTGATTGTGCGACCGGATCTCAGTCCGAAGCTCTGGGGATACCTCCACCATCGATATCCTGACGGTCGTTTTCCACCGTCTGATCCGCTCTTCACGAATCACGATGTGAACCACCGAGGCGAGCGAATGACGACGCGAGGGATGCGGAAACAGCTGAAGGAGGCCTTTACTCAGGCCGGCCTTGCCCGGCCCCATGTGACCGCGCTCTCCCTGCGTTTGTCAGGTGGTGCGCTGGCCTATCGCAAAGGCGCCAGCCCGTCGGAGGTCAAGCAGACGATGCGGCATGAATCCATCCGTACGACCCAGGTGCTCATCGATCAGGTCAATCGCATCCGCTTTGGGGCGGAACGCTACCTCGACGATATTCAATAG
- the merA gene encoding mercury(II) reductase: MSNRSFLTLRVEGMTCERCACHVTQALKAVPGVEDVQIGAWRVGLATVVAGPDVTDRALLEAVQRSGYHGVVVERRELEPTRTVPSSKHRDYDLMTIGGGSAAFAAAIKAAELGVTVAIVEKDTIGGTCVNIGCVPSKTLIKAAELCYHSAYPQFEGLTACPSPSNWQRVVQQKDELVAALRQGKYVDVAAVYPTITILKGDATLLGGRQVRVNGTVYEPEKIVVATGSSPWAPPIPGLHEAGFLTSEQALNLEALPASLIIIGGGSIGLEFAQLFARFGVQVMVLESGPHVARAEEPEIGQALVRYLEEEKVRICTNVTISQVERRDGGYLVHTQTDGKPEVCRADCLLVATGRRPNTSGFGLEDAGVALGSKGEITVNEHLQTANPDIYAAGDCLGDPMYVYVAAYAGGLAAENALSGVGKVFDLTALPHVTFTDPQIASVGLTERQAREKGLRVQTSLLPLEHVPRALASRNTKGLIKLVAEEETGRLVGAHVLAAEAGEVIQEATLAIRFGLAVQDVADTFHPYLTMVEGLKLAALTFKKDVSKLSCCAG, from the coding sequence ATGAGCAACCGATCCTTTCTGACATTGCGCGTGGAAGGCATGACCTGCGAACGCTGCGCGTGCCACGTCACGCAGGCGCTGAAGGCCGTTCCTGGAGTGGAAGACGTCCAAATCGGCGCCTGGCGTGTAGGGCTGGCCACAGTCGTGGCAGGACCAGACGTGACGGATCGCGCGCTCCTGGAGGCTGTGCAGCGTTCCGGCTACCACGGGGTGGTCGTTGAGCGGCGCGAATTGGAACCGACTCGCACTGTTCCGTCATCGAAACATCGGGACTACGATCTAATGACGATCGGCGGCGGCTCAGCGGCCTTTGCCGCGGCGATCAAAGCTGCCGAGCTGGGCGTCACGGTCGCGATCGTCGAAAAAGACACCATTGGTGGCACCTGCGTGAACATCGGCTGTGTGCCATCAAAGACGCTCATCAAGGCCGCTGAGCTCTGTTATCACTCCGCTTATCCGCAATTCGAAGGGCTGACCGCTTGTCCGTCTCCCTCGAACTGGCAACGAGTGGTGCAGCAAAAGGACGAGCTCGTGGCCGCGTTACGTCAAGGCAAGTATGTGGACGTGGCGGCTGTGTATCCCACCATCACCATTCTGAAAGGAGACGCCACGCTTCTGGGCGGGCGCCAGGTGCGCGTCAATGGCACTGTCTATGAGCCGGAGAAGATCGTGGTCGCGACAGGCTCTTCGCCTTGGGCGCCGCCGATACCGGGACTTCACGAAGCCGGCTTTCTCACTAGCGAGCAGGCGCTCAACCTGGAGGCGCTTCCTGCGTCACTGATCATCATCGGGGGAGGCAGCATTGGGCTGGAGTTTGCGCAGCTCTTTGCCCGATTCGGTGTCCAAGTCATGGTGCTGGAAAGCGGACCACATGTGGCGAGAGCGGAGGAACCGGAGATCGGGCAAGCACTCGTTCGTTACCTCGAAGAGGAGAAGGTTCGGATCTGCACGAACGTCACAATCAGTCAGGTCGAGCGTCGAGATGGAGGCTACCTCGTGCACACCCAGACCGACGGAAAGCCGGAGGTCTGCCGGGCTGATTGCTTGCTGGTTGCGACTGGGCGCCGCCCGAACACGAGCGGGTTCGGATTGGAAGACGCCGGAGTCGCATTAGGGTCAAAAGGCGAGATCACAGTGAACGAGCACTTGCAGACAGCCAATCCCGATATCTACGCAGCCGGTGACTGCCTTGGCGATCCGATGTACGTGTATGTGGCCGCCTATGCAGGCGGTCTTGCGGCCGAGAACGCGCTCAGCGGCGTGGGCAAGGTGTTCGATCTCACGGCGTTGCCGCACGTCACCTTCACCGACCCTCAGATCGCGAGCGTCGGCCTGACCGAGCGACAAGCGAGGGAGAAAGGGCTTCGCGTGCAAACCTCGCTGCTACCGCTTGAGCATGTCCCGAGGGCGCTGGCGTCCCGGAATACCAAAGGCCTTATTAAGCTGGTCGCTGAGGAAGAAACCGGGCGATTGGTGGGCGCACACGTTCTCGCAGCCGAAGCAGGTGAGGTGATTCAGGAGGCTACCCTCGCCATCCGATTTGGGCTGGCTGTGCAGGACGTGGCTGACACGTTTCATCCATACCTGACGATGGTCGAAGGGCTCAAACTGGCTGCGCTGACGTTCAAGAAGGATGTGAGCAAGCTGTCCTGTTGCGCTGGGTAG
- a CDS encoding glutaredoxin has protein sequence MTTTKRRVEVFTAGCPLCNDAVDLVQSLACPSCDVQIHDLREGCDENECREKGSRYGITAVPAIAVDGVLLDCCRREPLSAHTLRAAGIGQS, from the coding sequence ATGACAACTACAAAACGCCGTGTGGAGGTATTCACGGCTGGCTGCCCGCTTTGTAATGACGCCGTCGACTTGGTGCAGTCGCTGGCCTGCCCCAGTTGTGACGTGCAGATACATGACTTACGAGAGGGCTGCGACGAGAACGAATGCCGGGAGAAAGGCAGCCGCTATGGTATTACCGCGGTCCCGGCTATTGCAGTCGATGGCGTGCTACTGGACTGTTGCCGACGGGAGCCACTCTCGGCTCACACCTTGAGGGCGGCGGGCATCGGTCAATCATAA
- a CDS encoding MerR family transcriptional regulator, which produces MTVGCTIGQLAKAVGVNIQTVRYYERRRLLGPSARRPSGYRIYGEDEEQRLRFIKNAQALGFTLQEIAELFKLSVTSTARCGDVQRRAQAKLTHVEAKVRDLQALARALRSLIRDCRAGQPTDRCPILKSLQASVTRTSRSAQRQK; this is translated from the coding sequence ATGACAGTTGGCTGCACCATCGGGCAACTCGCAAAGGCGGTTGGCGTCAATATCCAGACCGTGCGGTACTACGAACGGCGCAGGCTGCTTGGTCCGTCTGCGCGCCGACCGTCGGGATACCGGATCTATGGCGAAGACGAAGAACAGCGGCTTCGGTTCATCAAGAACGCTCAAGCACTGGGCTTCACCCTGCAAGAAATCGCCGAACTGTTCAAGCTCAGCGTCACGTCGACCGCGCGCTGCGGTGATGTACAACGACGAGCGCAAGCCAAGCTGACGCACGTGGAGGCGAAAGTGCGGGATCTGCAAGCGCTCGCCCGGGCGCTTCGGAGCCTGATTCGAGACTGCCGGGCCGGGCAGCCGACGGATCGTTGTCCGATTCTCAAGAGCCTGCAGGCGAGCGTCACGCGAACATCAAGATCCGCCCAAAGGCAGAAGTGA
- a CDS encoding HigA family addiction module antidote protein produces the protein MKALKMKTPPHPGFSVRVDCLEPHGLSVTDGAKVLGVSRSALSHLVNESADLSWDMAIRLAKAFGSTPEGWMRLQFQYDAAQVAERAKKIKVKTFADAVHA, from the coding sequence ATGAAGGCTTTAAAAATGAAGACCCCCCCGCATCCGGGATTCTCGGTGCGCGTGGACTGTCTGGAGCCGCATGGGTTGAGCGTGACCGACGGGGCGAAGGTGCTGGGTGTGTCGCGGTCTGCGTTGAGTCATCTGGTGAACGAGAGCGCGGACCTGTCTTGGGATATGGCTATTCGCCTGGCGAAGGCGTTTGGCAGCACGCCAGAGGGATGGATGCGGTTGCAGTTCCAGTATGATGCCGCCCAGGTGGCAGAACGGGCCAAGAAAATCAAAGTGAAGACTTTTGCGGATGCGGTTCATGCGTGA
- a CDS encoding DUF4143 domain-containing protein: protein MIKRNIEQAIHSAIADTPVVLLNGARQTGKTTLARAMAEKTGAEYFTLDDAATLALAASDPVGFIRNLHGPVVLDEIQKAPDLFPAIKVSVDKNRRAGRFLLTGSANVLTLPRLSESLAGRMEVIPLFPFSTGELAGTRERLVTRLFDGTIAKTKLTATTQDLAARLTRGGYPEAIQRNAEDRRSAWFASYISTILQRDVRDLARVDALHQLPNLLKLLATRTAGLANLADVGRDAGLPHTTLTRYLALLETVFLVHRLPAWSPHMGKRLVKAPKLHLVDTGLACHLIGADARRLSEDRALLGRMLETFVVGELRKQLSWAAPHASLYHFRTAGGSEVDVVLEHADGSVAGVEVKVSATVAASDFVALQALRDQLGKRFRSGIVLYGGDHLIPFGEKLWLVPVQALWAP from the coding sequence ATGATCAAGAGAAATATTGAGCAAGCGATCCACTCGGCCATTGCAGACACGCCGGTCGTGCTGCTCAACGGCGCTCGGCAAACTGGGAAGACCACGCTGGCCAGAGCGATGGCCGAGAAGACCGGCGCGGAGTACTTCACGCTGGATGATGCGGCCACGCTCGCACTGGCAGCGAGTGATCCGGTCGGCTTCATCCGCAACCTGCATGGCCCAGTCGTACTCGACGAAATCCAGAAGGCCCCGGATCTCTTCCCTGCGATCAAAGTCTCCGTTGACAAGAACCGCCGGGCCGGTCGCTTTCTGCTGACCGGATCGGCCAACGTGCTCACACTGCCGCGGTTATCCGAATCGCTGGCCGGACGGATGGAGGTCATTCCCCTCTTCCCGTTTTCAACGGGTGAACTCGCTGGCACGCGCGAGCGATTGGTGACACGTCTGTTTGACGGCACCATCGCCAAAACGAAGCTCACGGCGACCACACAGGATCTTGCGGCCAGATTGACTCGCGGCGGGTACCCGGAGGCCATACAGCGCAACGCAGAGGATCGCCGGTCGGCGTGGTTTGCGTCCTACATCTCCACCATTCTGCAACGGGACGTGCGCGATCTGGCGCGGGTGGATGCGCTGCACCAGCTGCCCAACCTTCTCAAATTGCTCGCCACCCGCACGGCCGGTTTGGCGAATCTCGCCGACGTCGGCAGGGACGCCGGACTGCCGCACACGACCTTGACCCGCTATCTGGCCCTGCTGGAAACGGTGTTTCTCGTTCATCGCCTGCCGGCCTGGTCGCCACACATGGGGAAGCGCCTGGTCAAAGCACCCAAGCTGCATCTGGTCGACACCGGCCTGGCATGCCATCTGATCGGTGCGGACGCCCGACGGCTCAGCGAAGATCGTGCGTTGTTGGGACGGATGCTGGAAACCTTCGTCGTGGGCGAACTTCGCAAACAGCTGTCATGGGCTGCTCCGCACGCATCGCTCTACCATTTTCGCACCGCTGGTGGTTCGGAAGTGGATGTTGTGCTGGAACACGCCGACGGCTCGGTGGCTGGAGTCGAAGTCAAAGTGAGCGCGACCGTGGCGGCCTCTGACTTCGTGGCATTGCAAGCCCTGCGCGATCAACTGGGGAAACGGTTCCGCTCCGGCATCGTGCTCTATGGGGGTGATCATCTCATCCCATTCGGCGAGAAACTCTGGCTCGTACCGGTCCAGGCCCTGTGGGCGCCCTAA
- the merF gene encoding mercury resistance system transport protein MerF, which produces MEETQRKRLLWIGLIGSGLVALCCLTPILVVLLGVVGLGAITGYLDYVLLPALAVFLSLAVYAGTRQQQDTGSACYMPHESESRERRGLGRRKNG; this is translated from the coding sequence ATGGAAGAGACCCAGCGTAAGCGGCTGCTGTGGATAGGATTGATCGGCTCCGGCCTCGTCGCCCTGTGCTGCTTGACGCCGATCTTAGTGGTGTTGTTGGGAGTGGTTGGACTGGGGGCCATCACCGGCTATCTGGACTACGTGCTCCTTCCGGCTCTAGCCGTATTCCTGAGTCTTGCCGTGTATGCAGGAACCCGTCAGCAGCAAGACACGGGTAGTGCCTGCTACATGCCCCATGAATCCGAGAGTCGGGAGCGACGAGGTTTGGGGAGAAGGAAAAACGGATGA
- a CDS encoding Tn3 family transposase: MPRMNILHTVEREAFESAPMFNSFQRQHYFDFPHTIQQAAASLRTPANQLCFLLSCGYFKASKRFFPSRTFHRRDVDYVARRTGLRLGGTHLVRYPKETSSRHRTCILSVYGFKPFHPHGRPVLAEEIARLVRSQLKPKVIFWRCVEVLIREKIEVPGYFPLAAHTLRAIKTQSQTLAGTIERTLDPATRSVLDDLLTQEPRAEETVPGKTSAYKLTLMKKLSQSTNPSKVKERVTDCSLVRDLYHQLSRVLHTLALKPRGILYYAHTVIRAEIFQITRRDDPDRYLHVVAFIAHQYYRLHDNLVDGLLASLRSFQNGARRAHKEQCYARHQQQHDTLRILLASLEHGVVGTLTTIGSIAEDRALSDAEKVTRIRALLAAHDTRRLLEDDPVAELKASLVSELGEDDYYTILEAKSVWIQNRVSPVLRALTFQGEPGARKLVEAIEQFKDQDGAVDQSAPTGFVDPKERAAVNKDGKFRVSLYKALLFQHVQSGIKSGALNLEHSYKYRPLDDYLIDRARWRREKPQLIERAGLEGFVEPRKVLTALDEALYQQYLTTNQKIAEGKNPYITVRKTGDFSLATPKQEEHDAEPLQHYFPEHHVVPLVEVLATANRFAHYLDELQPPQQRYHRGKPSDATIYAGIIGIGCAIGLRRMMRISRGINEDELEHTVNWHFTLDGLQAASDRVVRLMDQLELPNLMRRVPDRLHTSSDGQQFEVRVESLHANYSFKYFGKEQGVAAYTFRDERDVLWYSTVFSAAERESAYVIDGLMHNEVVHSDIHSTDAFGFSEMVFAVSHLLGFSYAPRFKNLKRQRRYIFRTKRPDRSSWTIKPAGYADDAMVIQHWDEILRLIATIKLKEVTASDLFRRLNSYSKQHALYRALKAFGQVPKSLVILQVIDNPVLRQAIEKQLDRIEHVHRFTRAISVGNPREFLQAEEEDQELEEACKRLIKNCIICWNYLYLSQKLEETTEPADREALLDAVAHGSAAVWRHLNLLGEYDFSDEQLRDSVGIRLPKLTSSTGPKFGGEPIVFSP, encoded by the coding sequence GTGCCGCGAATGAATATTCTGCACACTGTTGAGCGAGAAGCCTTCGAGTCAGCCCCGATGTTCAATAGTTTTCAGCGCCAGCACTATTTTGATTTCCCTCACACCATCCAGCAGGCGGCCGCGAGCCTGCGCACGCCTGCCAATCAACTGTGCTTTCTCCTGAGTTGCGGGTACTTCAAAGCGAGCAAGCGCTTCTTCCCGTCGCGGACATTTCATCGGCGGGATGTTGACTACGTTGCCAGGCGGACAGGCCTGCGGCTGGGCGGGACCCACCTCGTGCGCTATCCCAAGGAGACCTCATCACGGCACCGGACATGTATCCTAAGCGTCTACGGCTTCAAGCCCTTCCACCCGCACGGCCGTCCTGTCCTTGCTGAAGAAATCGCGCGTCTGGTACGGTCCCAGCTCAAGCCCAAGGTCATCTTCTGGCGGTGTGTCGAGGTGCTGATTCGCGAGAAAATTGAAGTCCCCGGCTATTTCCCCTTAGCCGCTCATACCCTGCGTGCAATCAAGACCCAGAGTCAAACGCTGGCAGGTACCATTGAACGGACGCTGGACCCGGCGACGCGATCCGTCTTGGACGACCTGCTGACGCAGGAACCGCGCGCGGAGGAGACCGTTCCCGGCAAAACCAGTGCCTACAAGCTCACCTTAATGAAGAAGCTCTCGCAGTCGACCAACCCCTCGAAGGTCAAAGAGCGTGTGACCGATTGTAGCCTGGTTCGAGACCTGTACCATCAACTGAGCCGGGTGCTTCACACCCTCGCGCTCAAACCCCGCGGGATCCTGTATTACGCTCACACGGTGATCCGGGCGGAAATCTTTCAGATCACGCGTCGGGATGATCCGGATCGCTATCTGCACGTGGTGGCCTTCATCGCGCATCAGTACTACAGGCTTCACGACAATTTGGTCGATGGGCTGCTCGCCAGTCTGCGGAGCTTTCAGAACGGCGCCCGCCGTGCGCACAAGGAGCAGTGTTACGCCCGCCATCAGCAACAGCACGACACACTGAGGATTCTCCTCGCAAGCCTGGAACACGGGGTCGTCGGAACTCTCACCACCATTGGCAGTATTGCCGAGGATCGGGCACTTAGCGATGCGGAAAAAGTGACCCGCATCCGGGCCTTGCTCGCCGCGCACGATACCCGCCGCCTACTCGAGGACGATCCCGTGGCCGAACTCAAGGCGTCGCTGGTCAGTGAGTTGGGCGAGGACGATTATTATACAATCCTGGAGGCGAAGTCGGTCTGGATCCAGAATCGCGTGAGCCCGGTCCTGAGGGCACTGACCTTTCAGGGTGAGCCCGGCGCCCGGAAATTAGTGGAGGCCATTGAGCAGTTCAAAGACCAGGACGGGGCGGTGGATCAATCGGCACCGACCGGATTCGTGGATCCGAAGGAGCGGGCCGCCGTCAACAAAGACGGCAAGTTCCGCGTCTCTCTCTACAAGGCGCTGCTCTTCCAGCACGTGCAGAGCGGAATCAAATCCGGTGCGCTGAACCTGGAACATTCCTACAAATACCGGCCTCTGGATGACTACCTGATCGACCGCGCCCGCTGGCGGCGCGAGAAACCGCAGCTGATCGAACGGGCAGGGTTGGAGGGCTTCGTCGAGCCCCGCAAGGTGCTCACGGCACTCGACGAGGCCTTATACCAGCAATATCTCACCACCAATCAGAAGATTGCCGAGGGGAAGAATCCCTACATCACCGTCAGGAAGACCGGCGACTTCAGCCTCGCCACACCCAAGCAAGAAGAGCACGATGCAGAGCCCTTACAGCACTACTTTCCCGAGCACCACGTCGTGCCATTGGTGGAAGTGCTCGCCACGGCGAACCGCTTCGCTCACTACCTGGACGAATTGCAACCCCCGCAGCAGCGGTACCACCGTGGTAAGCCCTCGGACGCCACCATCTATGCGGGGATCATCGGCATCGGCTGCGCGATTGGCCTGCGCCGTATGATGCGCATCTCCCGCGGGATTAATGAAGACGAATTGGAGCATACGGTGAACTGGCATTTCACCCTGGATGGTCTGCAGGCGGCCAGTGATCGCGTCGTACGCCTGATGGACCAATTGGAATTACCGAACCTGATGCGCCGCGTGCCGGATCGTCTCCATACCTCCAGTGATGGGCAGCAATTCGAGGTGCGCGTCGAGTCGCTGCACGCCAACTACTCGTTCAAATACTTCGGCAAAGAACAAGGCGTGGCCGCCTACACCTTCCGCGACGAGCGAGACGTGCTGTGGTACTCCACCGTCTTCAGCGCGGCCGAGCGGGAAAGTGCCTACGTGATCGATGGACTGATGCACAACGAGGTCGTCCACAGTGATATTCATTCGACCGACGCCTTCGGGTTCAGCGAGATGGTCTTCGCCGTGAGCCATTTGCTCGGCTTTTCCTACGCGCCTCGCTTCAAAAACCTCAAACGCCAGCGGCGCTACATCTTTAGGACCAAGAGGCCCGATCGTTCCTCCTGGACGATCAAACCCGCTGGTTACGCCGATGACGCGATGGTGATTCAGCACTGGGACGAGATCCTGCGCCTGATTGCCACCATTAAGTTGAAGGAAGTGACGGCTTCGGATCTGTTCCGCCGGCTCAACTCGTACTCGAAACAGCACGCGCTGTATCGGGCACTGAAGGCCTTTGGACAAGTCCCGAAATCACTGGTTATTCTCCAGGTCATCGACAATCCCGTGTTGAGACAAGCGATCGAAAAGCAGCTGGACCGGATCGAACACGTGCACCGCTTCACGCGGGCTATCTCGGTCGGCAACCCGCGAGAGTTTCTCCAGGCGGAGGAAGAAGACCAGGAGCTGGAGGAAGCGTGCAAACGGCTCATCAAGAACTGTATCATCTGCTGGAATTATCTCTATCTGTCCCAAAAGCTGGAGGAGACCACAGAGCCCGCCGACCGCGAAGCCTTGCTCGATGCGGTAGCCCACGGCTCGGCAGCGGTCTGGCGGCACCTGAACCTGCTGGGCGAATATGATTTTTCTGACGAACAGCTACGGGATAGCGTTGGAATCCGGCTCCCAAAATTGACCTCCTCAACAGGTCCCAAATTTGGGGGCGAGCCAATCGTCTTCTCTCCTTGA
- a CDS encoding tyrosine-type recombinase/integrase has protein sequence MTLMDDRWTRICDQVVLTCASPHSQRAYRSAAAAYRTWVSRTKQTQFSKTTILKYRDYLSLQKKLAPKSINLHLTVLRRLAQEAMDEGVIDSATATGILRIPMVPNRGVRAGVWLPREQALRILARPNIRTAVGKRDYLVLMLILRCGLRRAEIAHLDVKVVREHDGRWVLANLRGKGKRLRTLPLPGVVKNAWDRWVEAAGIDFGRVIRAINRHGRVWGTGVTEDTIWRIVGRYAQLALGKHVAPHDLRRTFGRLCYALTKDMREIQQLYGHSSVMTTEKYLGVEHHLVDSVTDRLGLS, from the coding sequence ATGACTCTGATGGATGATCGGTGGACTCGAATCTGTGACCAGGTTGTCCTGACCTGTGCTTCGCCGCATTCGCAACGCGCATACCGTTCGGCTGCAGCGGCCTACCGCACATGGGTGTCTCGTACGAAGCAGACGCAGTTTTCGAAGACGACGATCCTGAAGTATCGGGACTACCTCAGTCTGCAGAAGAAGCTCGCACCGAAATCGATCAATCTTCATCTGACGGTGCTGCGTCGCCTGGCTCAGGAAGCGATGGACGAGGGAGTCATTGATTCCGCGACTGCGACCGGCATTCTCCGGATTCCGATGGTTCCCAATCGTGGGGTGCGCGCGGGCGTGTGGTTGCCGCGTGAACAGGCGCTACGCATTCTGGCCCGGCCGAACATACGCACGGCCGTGGGGAAGCGGGATTATCTCGTGTTGATGCTGATCCTGCGCTGTGGGCTTCGGCGGGCCGAAATTGCTCACTTGGATGTGAAGGTGGTGCGAGAACACGACGGCCGTTGGGTGCTGGCGAATCTGCGAGGCAAAGGGAAACGGCTTCGCACCCTTCCCCTCCCTGGCGTCGTGAAGAATGCCTGGGATCGGTGGGTCGAGGCGGCCGGGATTGACTTCGGCCGGGTGATTCGGGCGATCAATCGCCATGGGCGTGTGTGGGGCACGGGTGTGACGGAGGATACGATCTGGCGAATTGTCGGACGGTACGCACAGCTGGCCTTGGGGAAACATGTGGCGCCGCATGACCTGCGCCGTACCTTCGGCCGGCTGTGTTATGCGCTTACCAAAGATATGCGGGAGATCCAGCAGCTTTACGGCCACAGTTCCGTGATGACCACCGAGAAGTATCTAGGCGTCGAGCATCACCTCGTGGATTCCGTGACTGATCGCTTGGGGTTGTCGTGA